In one window of Candidatus Hinthialibacter antarcticus DNA:
- a CDS encoding BatA and WFA domain-containing protein, producing the protein MSFLAPLLFAGSLMLIAPWVFHRIRKPQQKAVVFGSMMFVPQVKKKVLEKKAIQHWLLMLLRMLLLLILVLAFARPYRMFVAEATDDDGAARHWVLLDNSYSLGADGLFESAKERASAVVNTLAANERVGLIVFNQSVEGEYPIVIENESPQDNRRRIRQAIDASTLSQSGTAYLPALQRAQELLLANRASDDEEAKKVIHIVSDFQQSGMPPQTNDWRASAQVELKLEPIENTKDENFSISDIAVRKAPQGGFRVLGQIKNGTDKEASREVALVIDGAEVERKSVAVQPGHSMKVSFKTDWDIHKSQAGYLALPDDDLLLDNKRYFAWNPQSLHQVALFEDATDNRRWPAAWFVEQALRISGDSVWTIEKRAVNEMASYLNDENSYAAVLAPTLNALTQTSIDRLQTYLEQGGKAMAWIDPMQTVNQDAAAWIASLGMNLEGPRFETANDDQFDILSWIDFDHAIFFPMRDIEFNDFTMVHFYQYIKLTLDETGDGAGKALARFDKTHPALIEAPIGEGRLLLWTFSPTLDATNLPRNPKFVPVMFEALNELIGARQEKIEYAVGDPLRWGNAMDERLEWAVELPEETSALALTRDGLRQDAPMLPRAGVVSWRRDGSDEAYQYAVNIDASESDSKVVLEDVFIRALGSSALVQAYNIEQLAKERAELDEQLVKVEYGWWALMVLLIGLIAEGLYASLVSRREWKKQASVEG; encoded by the coding sequence ATGAGTTTTCTCGCGCCTCTGTTGTTCGCTGGCTCTCTCATGCTGATTGCGCCCTGGGTTTTTCACCGCATCCGCAAACCGCAGCAAAAAGCGGTGGTGTTCGGCAGTATGATGTTTGTGCCGCAAGTGAAAAAGAAAGTGTTGGAAAAGAAAGCCATCCAACATTGGCTGCTGATGCTGCTGCGCATGTTGTTGTTGCTCATTCTGGTTTTGGCGTTTGCGAGGCCTTATCGGATGTTTGTCGCCGAAGCGACTGATGACGACGGCGCCGCGCGCCATTGGGTATTGCTTGATAATTCATATAGCCTGGGCGCCGATGGGCTCTTCGAGTCCGCCAAAGAACGCGCGAGCGCCGTGGTGAATACACTCGCGGCGAATGAGCGCGTGGGTTTGATTGTGTTTAATCAAAGCGTTGAAGGTGAATATCCTATCGTCATTGAAAACGAGTCGCCGCAAGACAACCGCCGCCGCATTCGGCAGGCGATTGATGCTTCGACGCTCAGCCAGAGCGGCACGGCCTATTTGCCTGCCTTGCAACGCGCACAGGAATTGTTGTTAGCCAATCGCGCCAGCGATGATGAAGAAGCCAAAAAGGTAATCCACATTGTTTCAGATTTTCAGCAATCGGGGATGCCGCCGCAGACCAACGATTGGCGCGCTTCGGCGCAAGTCGAGTTAAAGTTAGAGCCAATCGAAAACACGAAGGATGAAAACTTTTCAATCTCTGATATTGCCGTACGCAAAGCGCCGCAGGGCGGGTTTCGCGTTTTAGGGCAAATCAAAAATGGGACGGACAAAGAAGCGTCCCGCGAAGTCGCGCTCGTTATTGATGGCGCTGAAGTCGAGCGTAAATCGGTTGCCGTACAGCCGGGGCATAGCATGAAAGTTTCATTCAAAACCGATTGGGATATTCACAAAAGCCAAGCGGGTTATCTCGCATTGCCGGACGATGATTTGTTGTTAGACAACAAGCGTTACTTTGCTTGGAACCCGCAGTCTTTGCATCAAGTCGCTTTGTTTGAAGACGCGACTGATAATCGGCGTTGGCCCGCCGCCTGGTTTGTCGAGCAGGCGCTGCGCATCTCCGGCGACTCGGTTTGGACGATTGAAAAACGCGCCGTCAATGAAATGGCTTCTTATTTAAATGATGAAAATTCTTACGCAGCGGTGTTGGCGCCGACGTTAAACGCGTTGACGCAAACCTCGATTGATCGCTTACAGACGTATCTCGAACAGGGCGGTAAGGCGATGGCGTGGATCGACCCCATGCAAACAGTAAATCAAGACGCTGCGGCATGGATCGCCTCGTTGGGGATGAATCTTGAAGGCCCGCGTTTTGAAACGGCAAACGACGATCAGTTTGACATCTTATCTTGGATCGATTTTGACCACGCGATTTTCTTCCCCATGCGCGACATCGAATTCAATGATTTCACCATGGTGCATTTTTACCAATACATAAAACTTACATTGGATGAAACGGGCGACGGCGCCGGGAAAGCGCTCGCCCGTTTCGACAAGACTCACCCTGCGTTAATTGAGGCGCCCATCGGCGAGGGGAGATTGTTGCTTTGGACGTTTTCTCCCACCTTGGATGCGACCAACTTGCCAAGGAATCCCAAGTTTGTTCCAGTGATGTTTGAAGCGTTAAATGAATTGATTGGCGCCCGGCAGGAGAAAATTGAATACGCCGTCGGCGACCCGCTTCGCTGGGGCAACGCGATGGATGAACGCCTGGAATGGGCGGTCGAACTTCCCGAAGAAACATCTGCGCTTGCTTTGACGCGCGACGGGTTGCGCCAAGACGCGCCGATGCTGCCTCGGGCAGGCGTGGTTTCATGGCGGCGCGATGGAAGCGACGAAGCCTATCAGTATGCGGTGAATATTGACGCATCCGAGTCGGACTCCAAAGTGGTTTTAGAAGACGTATTTATCCGCGCCTTAGGTTCAAGCGCGTTGGTTCAAGCCTACAACATTGAACAATTGGCGAAGGAACGGGCTGAATTAGACGAACAATTAGTGAAAGTCGAATACGGCTGGTGGGCGCTGATGGTTTTGCTCATCGGCCTGATTGCCGAAGGGCTTTATGCATCATTGGTTTCGCGCCGCGAGTGGAAAAAACAAGCCAGCGTAGAGGGATGA
- a CDS encoding DUF58 domain-containing protein: protein MQNGLHFLNPDELAGIADLQLLARRVVEGFLAGLHRSPHFGSSIEFAQYRQYVQGDDPRFVDWGLYARTDRLHTKQFHEETNLRCSILLDSSASMSYASGAVSKLHYARMLAACLAMLLVKQNDSVGLSAFQDSVRMFLPPRSSSRHLQQVLVELANVEPGGQTNLAEAVQHACETLPLRSMVILISDLLDDEHDFSTYIRLLRARGFDVLVLQISDPAERDFSIAKSTLLIDPENQRQQFVVPDDMREEYLENRRAYFEAIRTACIGMQVELDEFDTAEPLDRALHFFLQQRQQLMSAVSGRRAGAGGGV from the coding sequence ATGCAAAATGGCCTGCATTTTTTGAATCCTGATGAACTGGCTGGCATCGCCGACTTGCAACTGTTGGCGCGCCGGGTGGTGGAGGGGTTTCTTGCGGGGTTGCATCGCAGCCCGCACTTTGGCTCGTCGATTGAGTTTGCTCAATACCGCCAATATGTGCAGGGGGACGATCCGCGTTTTGTCGATTGGGGGCTCTACGCCCGTACGGACCGCTTGCACACCAAGCAGTTCCATGAAGAAACCAATCTGCGCTGCTCGATCCTGCTTGATTCGAGCGCGTCGATGTCGTACGCCTCGGGCGCGGTCAGCAAGTTGCATTACGCCCGCATGTTGGCGGCGTGCCTGGCGATGTTGCTCGTCAAACAAAATGACTCCGTCGGTTTGAGCGCGTTTCAAGATTCGGTGCGTATGTTCTTGCCGCCGCGAAGTTCGTCGCGCCATCTGCAACAGGTGCTCGTTGAACTGGCGAATGTGGAACCCGGCGGACAGACCAATCTCGCCGAAGCGGTTCAACACGCCTGCGAGACGCTGCCGTTGCGCAGCATGGTGATTTTGATTTCAGACCTGCTTGATGACGAACACGATTTTTCAACGTACATTCGCCTGTTGCGCGCGCGCGGCTTTGACGTGCTGGTGTTGCAGATCAGCGACCCGGCGGAGCGCGACTTTTCGATTGCGAAATCGACGCTGCTGATTGATCCCGAAAACCAGCGCCAACAGTTTGTCGTTCCTGACGACATGCGCGAAGAATATCTGGAAAACCGCCGCGCATACTTCGAAGCCATTCGGACGGCTTGCATCGGTATGCAGGTTGAACTGGACGAATTCGATACCGCCGAACCGCTTGATCGCGCATTGCATTTCTTCTTGCAGCAGCGCCAGCAACTGATGTCGGCAGTGAGCGGACGCCGCGCCGGGGCGGGAGGCGGCGTATGA
- a CDS encoding AAA family ATPase, producing the protein MQTAETAFEQEALDKLRQGREQLLGEIRQAIVGQSEVIEQLLIVLFTGSHCLLTGAPGLAKTRLVRSIAQILDLKFKRVQFTPDLMPSDIIGTEIIDEDRTSGHREMRFIPGPVFTNILLADEINRTPPKTQAALLEAMEERQVTVAGEVRPLDKPFYVFATQNPIELEGTYPLPEAQLDRFMFNIHIDYLSEDEELEVVTKTTANQDFELKHIFDGDNMLQFARLVRMVPVAEPIARYAVQLVQASRPNRDDAPDFVRNWVGWGAGTRGSQNLILAAKARALLQGHYHVSIADLHAVAGPVLRHRILTSFRADADRVNVEDVIQRLIETVPKPKSNLS; encoded by the coding sequence TTGCAAACCGCCGAAACCGCATTTGAACAAGAAGCCTTAGACAAACTGCGCCAGGGCCGCGAGCAACTACTCGGCGAAATTCGCCAGGCCATCGTTGGCCAGAGCGAAGTCATCGAGCAACTCTTGATTGTGTTGTTTACTGGCAGCCATTGTTTATTGACCGGTGCGCCCGGACTCGCCAAGACGCGGCTGGTACGCTCCATCGCGCAGATATTGGATCTGAAATTCAAACGGGTGCAGTTCACGCCCGACTTGATGCCGTCGGACATCATCGGGACGGAAATCATTGACGAAGACCGCACCAGCGGGCATCGAGAGATGCGGTTTATTCCCGGCCCGGTATTCACCAACATCTTGCTGGCTGATGAAATCAACCGTACGCCTCCCAAGACCCAGGCGGCGCTGCTCGAAGCGATGGAAGAACGCCAGGTAACCGTGGCGGGTGAAGTGCGCCCGCTCGATAAACCGTTCTATGTGTTCGCGACGCAAAACCCCATCGAACTGGAGGGAACCTATCCGCTGCCCGAAGCGCAACTCGACCGCTTCATGTTTAACATTCACATTGATTATTTGAGTGAAGACGAAGAACTCGAAGTCGTCACCAAGACCACGGCCAATCAGGATTTTGAATTGAAGCATATCTTTGACGGCGACAACATGCTGCAATTCGCCCGTCTGGTTCGCATGGTCCCCGTTGCGGAGCCGATTGCGCGCTATGCGGTGCAGTTGGTTCAGGCCAGCCGCCCCAATCGCGATGATGCGCCCGACTTCGTTCGTAATTGGGTGGGCTGGGGCGCCGGGACGCGCGGCTCGCAAAACCTGATTCTCGCCGCCAAGGCGCGGGCGCTGCTGCAAGGCCATTACCACGTCTCTATCGCCGACCTTCACGCCGTCGCGGGGCCTGTGTTGCGCCATCGAATCCTGACCAGTTTTCGCGCCGACGCCGACCGGGTCAATGTGGAAGACGTTATTCAACGCCTGATCGAGACCGTGCCGAAACCGAAATCGAATTTAAGTTAA
- a CDS encoding DUF4159 domain-containing protein, producing the protein MANKHWWFRVGLFACLAGMVISLPMDALSQYWGRRGRSRDPREQPTYFWGEFGNECFTFCRVEYQSGGRGFGRGGGRWQTDYPESDQNFSQRLSELTNINVNRDENGLVKHAIVKLTDEELFHYPFVYMIEVGDLYFSQEEAMRLREYLLKGGFLMVDDFWGSRDWENFAFEFNKVFPEDEYPIIDIPLEHEIFHIVFEIDKIHQIPGIGHWANSGGDTSERGADSAEAHIRGVFDQAGRLMAVFCHNTDLGDGWEEEAVNPQYFAEFSKTKAYPLGINIVVYALTH; encoded by the coding sequence ATGGCAAATAAACATTGGTGGTTTCGAGTTGGGCTGTTCGCTTGCCTGGCGGGCATGGTGATCAGCCTGCCGATGGACGCCCTATCGCAATATTGGGGGCGACGCGGACGTTCGCGCGATCCGCGTGAGCAACCGACCTACTTCTGGGGTGAATTCGGCAACGAATGCTTTACCTTCTGCCGGGTGGAATACCAGAGCGGCGGCCGAGGCTTTGGACGGGGCGGCGGTCGTTGGCAAACGGACTACCCCGAGTCGGACCAGAATTTTTCACAGCGTTTGTCTGAACTCACCAATATCAATGTGAATCGCGATGAGAATGGGCTGGTAAAACACGCCATCGTCAAATTGACCGATGAGGAGCTGTTTCATTATCCGTTTGTCTACATGATCGAAGTAGGCGACTTGTATTTCTCACAAGAAGAAGCGATGCGCTTGCGCGAATACTTGCTCAAGGGCGGCTTTTTGATGGTGGATGATTTTTGGGGCTCGCGCGACTGGGAAAACTTCGCCTTTGAATTCAATAAGGTGTTTCCCGAAGACGAATACCCCATTATCGATATCCCGCTGGAGCACGAAATTTTTCACATCGTGTTTGAGATCGACAAAATTCATCAGATCCCCGGCATCGGCCATTGGGCGAATTCGGGCGGGGATACGTCCGAACGCGGCGCCGACAGCGCGGAAGCGCATATTCGCGGCGTGTTCGATCAAGCGGGGCGGCTGATGGCGGTGTTTTGCCATAACACCGACTTGGGCGACGGCTGGGAAGAAGAAGCCGTCAACCCGCAATATTTCGCGGAGTTTTCAAAAACCAAAGCGTATCCATTGGGCATCAACATTGTGGTCTACGCCTTAACGCATTGA
- a CDS encoding peptidase MA family metallohydrolase: MRSWLIRRNILPSFGTVCLLLCVFLAPVQLCAQMTEERHVAPNEHYRTLFKEGRYQDALTDIQRRMDERPELAESKAYRYIIWLSDRAAIRFHIGDVDNAIDDMEIVAEEYFEPVFLMRLAEMYQYRGRMDEYNQTINTIATTQKRFQFFHSREENFIVMGRAAELRGESPKQLLSTFYTNMMESRPRFIGGYLGAGDLSLRYGSYDLAEKYFTQALEVSETDEDALSGLTETYWKAHDPRLDEMMERLKENYSNNFNAWRIETEQWLDLGDTNKAYEIIEQALKVNPNHLLIRSLKAAAHFLDDDIDAMKKLQAQVLTFNPSCSDVFQVPGRIASRHYRFKEGAALQQQALAVNPDDHKARAEYALNLLRLGRDETGKENLETAFEADPYNVQSYNLLQMLDSLNNFVSIERGPFILQLPKDESAILANEMFDLLQEAYDLYQEKYQIELETPIHIQIFDNHDDFMVRSVGLPGNIGFMGICFGHLVTMDSPSAREPHTMNWASVLWHEFTHVVTLQKTNNRMPRWLSEGISVYEELERSPAWGQKMDLQYKQFIDSEDLPGVQDLETYFVQPKTGMHIMLGYFFSAEFVKFYTKQYGVDALVGALDLIAGGGDTIEALAQASDETIRSMDRGFASYLEERLAPYENLPAIETDKGVLEEMWDSLTQHEPEIEQWIDKDSPFTNAMREGMAALRSEEWQTAEARLQEAHELFPDYASSGAPLKMLIQLFEKNGEREKLKQTLQREVAWDSTDFDARAKLMSMHQKDEEWDAALEAAQLAIEIDPFDLNIRKKMLDVFIQLERYNEAAECVLHLQALDPARRLDYQMQRIGFLQQSHDWNGAKKEVVLVLEEFPHHRKAQEELLKIIERDVVNEN; the protein is encoded by the coding sequence ATGCGATCATGGTTAATCCGTAGAAACATATTGCCGTCTTTCGGGACGGTCTGCCTTCTGCTCTGCGTTTTTCTCGCGCCGGTTCAACTCTGCGCGCAAATGACCGAAGAGCGCCACGTTGCTCCAAACGAACACTACCGTACCTTATTCAAAGAGGGACGTTACCAGGACGCGCTGACTGATATTCAGCGGCGCATGGATGAACGCCCCGAACTCGCTGAATCCAAAGCCTACCGCTATATCATCTGGTTGTCTGACCGCGCGGCGATTCGCTTCCACATTGGCGATGTTGACAACGCGATTGACGATATGGAAATCGTCGCCGAGGAATATTTCGAGCCAGTGTTCTTAATGCGATTGGCGGAAATGTATCAATATCGCGGACGGATGGATGAGTACAATCAAACAATAAACACCATCGCGACGACGCAAAAACGCTTTCAGTTTTTTCATTCGCGGGAAGAAAACTTCATCGTGATGGGACGCGCGGCGGAACTGCGCGGCGAAAGCCCCAAACAACTGCTTTCTACGTTTTATACCAACATGATGGAGTCGCGCCCGCGATTTATTGGCGGGTATCTCGGCGCGGGCGACCTGTCGTTGCGCTATGGCTCATACGACCTGGCGGAAAAGTATTTTACCCAGGCGCTGGAAGTCAGCGAGACCGATGAGGATGCGCTCTCAGGTTTGACGGAAACCTATTGGAAAGCCCACGACCCGCGCCTTGATGAAATGATGGAACGCCTGAAAGAAAATTACTCAAACAATTTTAACGCCTGGCGAATCGAGACCGAGCAATGGCTTGACCTGGGCGATACCAATAAAGCCTACGAAATAATTGAACAAGCGTTGAAGGTGAACCCGAACCATTTGCTGATTCGCTCGCTCAAAGCCGCCGCCCATTTTCTGGATGACGACATCGACGCGATGAAAAAGTTGCAAGCGCAAGTGTTGACGTTTAATCCGTCGTGCTCGGATGTGTTTCAGGTTCCAGGGCGCATTGCTTCGCGGCATTACCGCTTTAAAGAAGGCGCCGCGCTTCAACAACAAGCGCTCGCGGTGAACCCGGACGACCATAAAGCGCGGGCGGAATATGCGCTCAACCTGTTGCGGCTTGGGCGGGACGAGACGGGCAAAGAAAACCTCGAAACCGCGTTCGAGGCCGATCCGTATAACGTACAGTCTTACAACCTGCTGCAGATGCTGGATTCGCTCAACAACTTCGTCAGCATTGAGCGCGGGCCGTTTATCTTGCAGTTGCCGAAAGATGAAAGCGCCATTCTGGCGAATGAGATGTTTGATTTGCTGCAAGAGGCGTACGATCTTTATCAAGAAAAATATCAGATCGAATTAGAAACGCCGATCCATATTCAAATTTTCGATAACCATGATGATTTCATGGTGCGCTCTGTGGGGCTGCCGGGCAACATCGGTTTTATGGGAATCTGCTTCGGCCATCTGGTGACGATGGATTCGCCCAGCGCGCGCGAGCCGCATACCATGAACTGGGCGTCTGTGTTGTGGCACGAATTCACCCATGTTGTTACCTTGCAAAAAACCAATAACCGTATGCCGCGCTGGTTGTCGGAAGGCATTTCCGTCTACGAAGAACTGGAGCGCTCGCCCGCCTGGGGGCAGAAGATGGACCTGCAATACAAGCAGTTCATTGACTCCGAAGACTTGCCGGGCGTGCAGGATTTAGAGACCTATTTCGTCCAACCCAAAACCGGGATGCACATCATGCTGGGGTATTTTTTCTCCGCCGAGTTTGTGAAATTTTATACCAAACAGTATGGCGTGGATGCGCTGGTCGGCGCGTTGGATTTGATCGCTGGCGGCGGCGATACCATCGAAGCGCTCGCACAGGCAAGCGACGAAACGATTCGCAGCATGGACCGCGGGTTTGCATCCTACCTGGAAGAACGCCTCGCGCCTTATGAAAACCTGCCTGCCATTGAAACCGATAAGGGCGTGTTAGAGGAGATGTGGGATTCTCTGACGCAACATGAGCCAGAAATCGAACAGTGGATCGACAAAGATTCGCCGTTTACCAACGCTATGCGCGAGGGCATGGCGGCGCTGCGCAGCGAAGAATGGCAGACGGCGGAGGCGCGTTTGCAGGAAGCGCACGAGTTGTTTCCTGATTACGCCAGCAGCGGCGCCCCGTTGAAAATGCTAATTCAACTGTTTGAGAAAAACGGCGAGCGCGAAAAACTCAAACAAACACTGCAACGTGAAGTGGCTTGGGATTCAACCGACTTCGACGCTCGCGCGAAATTGATGTCGATGCATCAAAAAGACGAAGAGTGGGACGCGGCGCTGGAGGCTGCTCAACTTGCCATTGAGATTGATCCATTCGATCTCAATATTCGTAAAAAGATGCTGGACGTGTTCATTCAACTCGAACGCTACAACGAGGCCGCCGAATGCGTCTTGCACTTGCAGGCGTTAGACCCGGCGCGTCGGCTCGACTATCAGATGCAGCGCATTGGCTTCTTGCAGCAGTCGCACGATTGGAACGGCGCAAAAAAAGAAGTGGTGTTGGTGTTGGAAGAATTTCCGCATCATCGAAAAGCCCAAGAAGAACTGCTCAAGATCATTGAACGCGACGTGGTGAATGAAAATTGA
- a CDS encoding protocatechuate 3,4-dioxygenase, producing MIRKFSILNRRRFTSGLLLGAGALWAPGVLAEQLTQTPRQNEGPFYPDHLPLDTDNDLLVINDAINPAVGVVSHLSGRILDQNGAPVRNAEVKIWQVDSKGSYLHSQSSNRANRDKNFQGFGRFLTSSKGEYYFRTIKPVAYDSRTPHIHFAVETKAKPRFTTQLYIKGEPENERDNVLRGIREPKLRDAVIKEFTPISASRTGELSATFDIVLGYTPEA from the coding sequence ATGATCCGCAAGTTTTCGATTTTAAACCGACGCCGTTTTACTTCCGGCCTGCTATTGGGCGCGGGTGCGTTGTGGGCTCCAGGCGTATTGGCTGAACAATTGACTCAAACCCCGCGACAAAACGAAGGGCCGTTCTATCCCGATCATTTGCCTTTAGATACGGATAACGACCTGCTGGTGATTAACGATGCGATCAATCCAGCCGTTGGGGTCGTATCCCACCTGAGCGGGCGCATCCTAGACCAGAACGGCGCTCCGGTTCGGAATGCCGAAGTGAAGATATGGCAGGTAGATAGCAAAGGCTCCTACTTGCACAGCCAAAGTTCAAACCGTGCCAATCGCGATAAGAATTTTCAGGGATTCGGGCGTTTTTTGACGAGTTCCAAGGGAGAATACTACTTTCGTACGATAAAGCCGGTTGCGTATGATTCGCGGACGCCGCATATTCATTTTGCGGTCGAAACCAAAGCAAAACCCCGATTTACCACGCAGCTTTATATAAAAGGTGAGCCAGAAAATGAGCGCGACAATGTATTGCGGGGAATTCGCGAGCCTAAACTGCGCGATGCCGTCATAAAAGAATTTACTCCGATTTCTGCTTCGCGCACCGGTGAATTGTCTGCTACATTTGATATTGTGCTTGGATATACGCCGGAGGCGTAG
- the typA gene encoding translational GTPase TypA has translation MKNPQVNSSLRNIAIIAHVDHGKTTLVDHMFRQSGTFRESQSVDERVMDNMDLERERGITIAAKNCSVIWGGIKINILDTPGHADFGGEVERALSMVNGVILLVDASEGPLPQTRFVLQKALQDNLKVIVCINKIDRKDARPEEVLNEVYDLFIDLDANDEQIEFPVMYAIGREGIAQRTLNEKGVDLNPLFETIVEVIPGPSYDADEPFQMLVADLDYSDYMGRLAIGRVMNGKAHKNDALGCIGENGKMTPLQVTKIEVYQGVGLAEISEAVAGEIIIVAGIENVHIGDTICTKSAPKALKRITVDEPTISMGFSVNTSPFAGKEGSIVQTSKVRDRLNRETLSNVALKVEDTEDPKIFLVKGRGEFQMVILIETLRREGFELTVGRPQVIMREEEGKLMEPIEHLFVDCDEDFVGIVNEKLSLRKGRMINLVNHGTGRVRMEFSIPSRGLIGFRNEFLTDTKGTGILNSYLDGFEPHRGEFPTRRNGSLVADRQGQAVSYAIFNLEPRGTMFVTPGDPVYEGMIVGEHNRDNDLSVNICKEKKLSNMRSSGKDESVQLTPVAPLTLERAIEFIRDDELVEATPLSIRLRKKILPASQRK, from the coding sequence TTGAAGAACCCCCAGGTTAATTCCTCCCTTCGCAATATTGCGATCATTGCTCACGTTGACCACGGAAAAACCACCTTAGTTGATCACATGTTTCGCCAAAGCGGCACGTTTCGCGAGTCGCAATCGGTTGACGAGCGCGTTATGGACAATATGGACCTCGAACGCGAACGCGGCATCACCATTGCCGCGAAAAACTGCTCCGTCATCTGGGGCGGAATCAAAATTAATATTCTCGACACCCCGGGTCACGCGGATTTTGGCGGTGAAGTTGAGCGGGCGTTGAGCATGGTGAACGGCGTGATTCTGCTGGTGGACGCGTCCGAAGGGCCGTTGCCGCAGACCCGCTTTGTTTTACAAAAGGCATTGCAGGATAATCTCAAAGTCATTGTCTGCATCAATAAAATCGACCGCAAAGACGCTCGCCCCGAAGAAGTGTTGAACGAAGTGTATGACTTATTCATTGATCTCGACGCCAATGATGAGCAAATCGAATTCCCCGTCATGTATGCGATTGGTCGTGAAGGCATCGCGCAACGGACATTGAATGAAAAAGGCGTTGATCTCAATCCGTTATTTGAAACCATTGTGGAAGTGATCCCCGGCCCGTCGTATGACGCAGACGAGCCGTTTCAAATGCTGGTTGCTGACTTGGATTACTCCGATTACATGGGCCGTCTGGCGATCGGCCGGGTGATGAACGGTAAGGCGCATAAAAATGACGCACTGGGCTGCATCGGAGAAAACGGCAAAATGACGCCGTTGCAAGTGACGAAGATCGAAGTCTACCAAGGCGTTGGTTTGGCTGAAATTTCAGAAGCGGTTGCGGGCGAGATTATCATCGTCGCAGGCATCGAAAACGTTCACATTGGCGATACCATTTGCACCAAAAGCGCTCCGAAAGCGTTGAAGCGAATCACGGTGGATGAGCCGACCATTTCGATGGGATTCAGCGTCAATACCTCGCCGTTTGCGGGCAAAGAAGGCAGCATTGTCCAGACCAGCAAAGTTCGCGACCGCCTAAACCGGGAAACATTGAGCAACGTAGCGCTTAAAGTTGAAGATACCGAAGATCCCAAAATCTTTTTAGTTAAAGGGCGCGGCGAGTTTCAGATGGTCATTTTAATCGAAACCTTGCGCCGCGAAGGTTTTGAACTCACGGTTGGACGCCCTCAGGTCATCATGCGTGAAGAAGAGGGCAAACTGATGGAGCCGATTGAACACTTGTTCGTCGATTGCGACGAAGATTTTGTCGGCATAGTCAATGAAAAGTTATCGCTGCGCAAAGGGCGCATGATTAACCTGGTCAATCACGGCACCGGGCGCGTACGTATGGAGTTTTCCATCCCGTCGCGCGGATTGATCGGCTTTCGCAACGAGTTTCTCACCGACACCAAAGGGACGGGAATCTTAAACTCTTACCTGGACGGCTTCGAGCCGCACCGAGGCGAATTTCCCACCCGCCGCAACGGTTCATTGGTCGCTGACCGTCAGGGCCAGGCGGTTTCGTATGCGATTTTCAACCTGGAACCGCGCGGGACGATGTTCGTTACGCCGGGCGACCCGGTGTATGAGGGAATGATTGTCGGCGAGCACAACCGCGACAACGATCTCAGCGTGAATATTTGCAAAGAGAAGAAACTCAGCAATATGCGTAGTTCCGGTAAAGACGAAAGCGTTCAACTGACGCCGGTTGCGCCATTGACGCTTGAGCGCGCGATTGAATTTATCCGCGATGATGAATTGGTCGAAGCGACTCCGCTTTCTATTCGTTTACGTAAAAAAATCTTGCCTGCCAGCCAGCGAAAATAG